The Elusimicrobiota bacterium genomic sequence GCTTCTGTCGTTCCTATTGGCGGTGGCCGCGTCGCAAGCAACCGTGACGGTGCAGCTGCGCAACGGGGAGGTCCGCACCATCGACGTGAACAAGGACGACGTCGTCGGCATCAGCTTCGCGGACGCCGGCGCTTCGGCGCGCCCGGACGGACCGGCGGCCGCCTGCCGCGGCCGAAGCCTCAACACGGAGGTTCAGGCCGTGACGGGCAGCTCCGATGAGAGCAACGCCGGAAAACTGCTCGACGAACACGCGCCCAGCGGGAACTACAGCTTCCACACTGCGCGCGAACGCAACCCGTGGTGGGAAGTGGACCTGGGTGCGGTCTACCGCCTAGACCGGGTCAAGATATTCAACCGGACCCAGCCATATAGCTGCGGGGAAGGAACTTGCCGCGGCAGGGCGAAGACCCTGCAAGTCCTCGTCGCCAAGGATAAGCCGGAAAATCTAAACTCCTGGTATCAGGACGGCTGGACAAAGACGTACGACAACGTCTCGGACAACGGCGGCAGGGAATTCGGCGGCATGGACAGCGACGGCCCCCTCGTCGTCTCCCTCAAGTGCCGCCCCGCCCGTTGGCTGCGCCTCCAACTGGGTCAAACGGGCTACCTGCACCTCGACAAAGTGGATATCTTCGGGACCCCCGCGGCGGAATAGGAGAACGGCCCTTCTTGCCCCTCTTCCACGGCCGAGGCCGTCGACGCTGCCGTTTCCTGATTCAACAATAGCGCCGCCCCGCCCTCTGGGACTTATCCACCGAGACTTCCCGGGAAGTTTTGGTGGATAAGTTTCCGGTATAGCTCCTCGTAAATTCCGGCGATCGGAGCCATGGCGTATCTTCGACAGGCTTTTTGCCGGGCCGCTTGGCCCAAGATAAAAACAGGCTTTTCAAGGAGGCGTTCGATCCGGGACTTTAACTCGGCGCCATCTTTGGGATCAAAGAGAACACCCTCCCTCCCCTCTTCTACGACCTCGATGGTGCCCCCCACGCGGCTGGCCAGAATGGCCAGGCCGCTGGACATGGCTTCGAGAAGTGCGTTCGATAATCCTTCCGAAACTGATGGGAGAATGAATATATCGGCCGCTTGGTAAACCTTCTCCAAGCCTTCTCGGCGCCCGTGGAAGAAGACGCGGCCCGGGACGCCGAGATTCCTGGCCGCGGCGCGCATCGTCTCCTCTTGCTGGCCCTCGCCCACGAAGGCCAGAAAAGACCGCTCGGCGGCCCGGGACGCTCCCGCCCAGACTTCGATGAACCTAAGCAGGTTCTTCTCCCAGCTAAAGCGGCCCGTATATAGGAAGCACAGGCCCTCCTCGGGCCAGCCCAGCTCCCGCCGCAAAGCCGACTTCCCCTGGGGGGAAGCCGGCTGGTAGCGCTCAGAGTCCACGCCGTTCGGGATGACTGGAATAGGAACAGGCCCCAAATACCGTGCTCCCTCCTCCGCCAACTCCCGTGCCACGGCTATGACTTGGGGCTTAAGCCGCGCCAAGAGCCGGAGCTTGAGCCGCCCGCCGAAGGTGCGCGCCGAGGCGGCGAGCTCTCCGATCCCCTTGCCCCCTCCGAGTTTGACGACCACTGGCTTGCCGAGCAGGCGGCCCGCGAATGCCGCAGCTAAGGCGGGCGAGCCGGCTAAATGGACGTGAATTACGTCGTATAGAGGAGCCTGACGCCAAAGGTAGATGAACAGCGAGGCCATGAAACTAGCCGCATTTAAAAATCCGGCTCCCCTGCAGGGGAGCCGGATAACGGGAATCCCCCTCACGAATTCTCGACAAGAAAGGCCCGGAAGCTTTCTGGTCAGGACGCGCACTCCCAGCCCGCGGCGCTGAAGCGCCACGGACAATTCCAACGCCTGATTCTCCGCTCCCCCGATGGATGGATGGAAGCTCGCGCTCACCATCACGACGCGCAAGGCCGCTTCAGCCATGCTTGCGGCCGAGTATCCCGGGCTTGGGGACAAGCCCATGGGCCAAGATCTTGAGCGGGTCAAAGCCGGCCTCCACGAACCAGGAGGCGAGCTCCTCCTTGGTGTGGTGGTATTGGTAGGGAGGGGCCAGCCAATCGAAGTTTTCTATCAGCCTCACGCGAAAGCGGGGGTGAACGGAAAAAGTGAGATACTTGATTCCCGGCAGGGCCCCGGCAAGGGCCAGAGGAAAGCACAGGACGTAGAGCAGGGGGATCGGTAGGCGAGTAGTGAACATGCGCAGAAAGTCGCTGATCCAATGCCGCAGCGTAACAATGACCCAGGCCAGGCGGCGCCGCCGCCGGACCCAGGCGCGATCCTCCCGGATGGGGTTGGTCGCGAACTCCTCGAACTTTCCCGC encodes the following:
- a CDS encoding glycosyltransferase family 4 protein gives rise to the protein MAEAALRVVMVSASFHPSIGGAENQALELSVALQRRGLGVRVLTRKLPGLSCREFVRGIPVIRLPCRGAGFLNAASFMASLFIYLWRQAPLYDVIHVHLAGSPALAAAFAGRLLGKPVVVKLGGGKGIGELAASARTFGGRLKLRLLARLKPQVIAVARELAEEGARYLGPVPIPVIPNGVDSERYQPASPQGKSALRRELGWPEEGLCFLYTGRFSWEKNLLRFIEVWAGASRAAERSFLAFVGEGQQEETMRAAARNLGVPGRVFFHGRREGLEKVYQAADIFILPSVSEGLSNALLEAMSSGLAILASRVGGTIEVVEEGREGVLFDPKDGAELKSRIERLLEKPVFILGQAARQKACRRYAMAPIAGIYEELYRKLIHQNFPGSLGG